A stretch of the Chloroflexota bacterium genome encodes the following:
- a CDS encoding thrombospondin type 3 repeat-containing protein — MTRKPGCLLPLGVLAIALICIVAAIAVVLLSPPVTSPIVLINSPRNAARVSVAQDTVIQAVARDDAERKIKRVELWVNDKLLDAQNSNVPGGISPFPLTMNWRPTISGTHTIIVRAFNAQGARSHATINAQAIAITDRDNDGVADATDACPDQPGSPDARGCPDRDGDGIRDADDACPDQTGASAARGCPASSAHDRDGDGLLDRADACPDQPGSPRAQGCLDADGDGVRDSADACPREPGSEQNGCPTPGDADGDGVADASDACPRAPGRAEFAGCSDDDGDGVPAQTDACPRERGSAQLAGCPDRDNDGVRDALDLCPAAPGPASNSGCPVTSASDSDNDGVRDDVDLAPTEAGSAEYGGSPPPGRGADRNGNQIPDDAEPPRSEVRVFGGLTIPSLNLDLSGILPTPRRVVEKVMVPIEIQAVSFRALQSGDLTDISCFVVLGYTLFNEAGTPVHHETPIPAAGRLNLDPGSAERTWNLPEILGEQAQRHFAADDNYSINIQVECLGIVSIHGETPRQYDLGRINVNHASPDWDGHVMRANSTGGVGGRWFHVEYRLCQGMCGVVAYQAPVLRVSDEGPRAALRWTFAGDPSQIRGFGVYVNGSIRHRTPADVNAYDITSQASPPCGETYSYHITAFGGQAGAARESPPSNTVTWTGAACPRTVRVTFETLRTGNLGGDEREYSTVGPITGVFWASVISRPELHFHMSVCNDLSRCSHSEIRHGFRLSHNVTYQIQGLFDWVHTEQASCLGNGCASNDYRAPEINYVTVMLGGDDHLSFGGTVQDVDWGSGDGSEWDTLFDAHDQVRASELVPGVPVIRTLSNREIQVSVRIEMLPE; from the coding sequence ATGACACGCAAACCTGGTTGTCTATTGCCACTCGGCGTTTTGGCAATCGCGCTGATCTGCATCGTCGCCGCAATCGCCGTCGTTCTGCTATCGCCGCCAGTGACGAGTCCAATCGTGCTGATCAATTCGCCGCGCAATGCCGCGCGCGTGTCCGTAGCCCAAGACACTGTGATCCAAGCCGTCGCGCGCGATGACGCGGAGCGGAAAATCAAACGCGTCGAACTCTGGGTGAACGACAAATTGCTCGACGCGCAAAACAGCAACGTGCCCGGCGGCATCTCGCCGTTTCCGCTGACGATGAATTGGCGACCGACAATCTCCGGCACGCACACGATCATCGTCCGGGCGTTCAACGCGCAAGGCGCGCGTAGCCACGCGACGATCAATGCGCAAGCCATCGCGATCACGGATCGCGATAACGACGGCGTGGCGGATGCGACCGACGCGTGTCCCGATCAACCTGGGTCGCCCGATGCGCGCGGCTGTCCCGATCGCGATGGCGACGGCATCCGCGACGCGGACGATGCCTGCCCCGATCAAACCGGCGCGTCTGCTGCGCGCGGCTGTCCCGCGTCGAGCGCACATGATCGCGATGGCGATGGATTGCTCGACCGCGCCGACGCGTGCCCTGATCAACCTGGGTCGCCTCGCGCGCAAGGTTGCCTGGACGCGGATGGCGACGGCGTGCGCGATAGCGCGGATGCGTGCCCGCGCGAACCTGGGTCTGAGCAAAATGGCTGTCCTACGCCAGGAGATGCGGATGGTGATGGCGTTGCCGATGCGAGTGACGCGTGCCCGCGCGCGCCCGGTCGTGCCGAGTTCGCCGGCTGTTCCGACGACGACGGCGACGGTGTGCCGGCTCAAACCGACGCGTGTCCACGCGAGCGCGGCTCAGCTCAACTCGCCGGTTGCCCCGACCGCGATAACGATGGCGTGCGCGATGCGCTCGATTTGTGTCCCGCCGCGCCGGGTCCGGCGTCGAACAGCGGTTGTCCGGTTACCAGCGCGAGCGATAGCGATAACGATGGCGTCCGCGATGACGTTGACCTCGCGCCGACCGAAGCCGGTTCGGCTGAATATGGCGGCAGTCCGCCGCCGGGTCGCGGCGCGGACCGAAATGGCAATCAAATTCCGGATGATGCCGAGCCGCCGCGTAGTGAGGTTCGCGTTTTCGGCGGTCTGACGATTCCATCGCTGAACCTGGATTTGTCCGGCATCCTTCCCACTCCGCGGCGCGTCGTTGAAAAGGTTATGGTTCCCATCGAGATTCAAGCCGTGTCGTTCCGCGCGCTTCAAAGTGGCGATCTCACCGATATCAGTTGCTTCGTCGTTCTGGGTTACACTCTGTTTAATGAAGCGGGCACTCCAGTGCACCACGAAACTCCCATCCCTGCGGCTGGACGTCTCAACCTTGACCCAGGATCCGCAGAGAGAACATGGAACCTCCCGGAGATATTAGGCGAACAGGCACAGCGCCATTTCGCCGCCGATGACAATTATTCGATCAACATCCAGGTTGAATGTCTTGGCATCGTCTCGATTCATGGAGAAACCCCGCGCCAATACGATTTGGGCAGGATCAACGTCAACCACGCATCCCCCGATTGGGATGGGCATGTCATGCGGGCGAATTCAACCGGGGGAGTCGGTGGCAGATGGTTTCACGTCGAATATCGGCTCTGCCAGGGAATGTGTGGAGTGGTCGCGTATCAAGCGCCTGTCCTCCGCGTGTCGGACGAGGGTCCGCGCGCGGCGTTGCGTTGGACGTTTGCGGGTGACCCAAGCCAGATTCGCGGATTCGGCGTGTACGTGAATGGAAGCATCCGTCACCGGACGCCGGCGGACGTTAACGCGTACGATATCACCTCGCAAGCAAGTCCGCCCTGCGGTGAAACGTACAGTTATCACATCACCGCGTTTGGCGGACAAGCCGGCGCGGCACGCGAATCGCCTCCCAGCAACACGGTCACCTGGACGGGCGCGGCGTGCCCGCGCACCGTGCGCGTCACCTTCGAGACATTGCGAACCGGCAATCTCGGCGGGGATGAGCGCGAGTACAGCACGGTGGGACCGATCACCGGTGTCTTTTGGGCTTCGGTAATTTCCAGACCGGAACTCCACTTTCACATGTCGGTTTGCAATGACCTGAGTCGCTGCAGTCACAGCGAGATACGCCACGGCTTTCGGCTCTCGCATAATGTGACATACCAGATCCAAGGTCTCTTCGATTGGGTTCACACGGAGCAGGCATCGTGTCTGGGGAATGGGTGTGCGTCCAACGACTATCGCGCGCCAGAGATCAACTATGTCACGGTGATGCTTGGCGGGGATGACCATCTCTCTTTTGGCGGGACAGTCCAGGATGTGGATTGGGGATCGGGCGATGGGAGCGAATGGGATACGTTGTTTGACGCGCACGACCAAGTGCGCGCCAGCGAACTCGTCCCAGGTGTGCCGGTCATCCGCACGCTGAGCAATCGCGAAATCCAGGTGTCGGTGCGGATCGAAATGCTGCCTGAGTGA
- a CDS encoding response regulator transcription factor, whose product MTRVLIVDDQPAFRRQLRVLLKLAGLDIVGEASDIPEAEAQVRATSPDLAIVDVMLPGINGVEGAPRLKALAPNLRVILVSAYPDRVNVFRQAAQDAGAEAFIVKDDLDLEMVRSWKSDGARTSADERR is encoded by the coding sequence ATGACCCGCGTTTTGATCGTGGACGATCAACCGGCATTTCGCCGCCAACTGCGCGTGCTGTTAAAGCTCGCGGGTTTGGACATTGTCGGCGAAGCGAGCGACATTCCCGAAGCGGAAGCCCAGGTGCGCGCCACATCGCCCGATCTCGCGATTGTGGACGTGATGTTGCCGGGCATCAACGGCGTGGAGGGCGCGCCGCGGCTCAAGGCGCTCGCGCCGAATCTGCGCGTGATCCTGGTCAGCGCGTATCCGGATCGCGTCAACGTGTTTCGGCAAGCGGCGCAGGACGCCGGCGCGGAAGCGTTTATCGTTAAAGATGATTTGGATTTGGAGATGGTGCGTTCGTGGAAGAGTGATGGGGCGCGGACGAGCGCAGACGAGCGCAGATAA
- a CDS encoding alpha-amylase has product MPVFEFHVARHARDKYAFDEVLFSLSGNVILANFHAARVFAQKMNAQRDLIQHPEQTIRAGQLNAMGLIDELLHLLVAQYRRQVNPQAMGKALDWLNHALGAPAVDAALEKFADEFPNVAVYRYKMRAADFLNGATDGVPHRHIVLEEMLMLWLANANRAFMPFIELFDDASLEKSTSYQLLITHLYSFFDTQPRFGPDDQNLIDLLRAPALAAPVSLEGQLDFMRARWAHVLGEYLQRILSSLDLIKEEQKSFFFGPGEARVPSFKPGSAFGVYDGAYPEYERFSRDLDWMPRLVLIAKSTYVWLDQLSKKHQRAITRLDQIPDDELDLLARRGFTGLWLIGIWQRSAASKRIKELCGAMNAEASAYSVAEYRIADDLGGDPAMSNLQARAWQRGIRVASDMVPNHMGIDARWVVEHPDWFVASDYAPFPAYTFTGPNLSGDERVGIYLEDHYFNRTDAAVVFKRVDHWTGDEKFIYHGNDGTSFPWNDTAQLNFLKAEVREAVIQTILHVARQFPVIRLDAAMTLAKKHYQRLWFPQPGTGGDIPSRAEFGLTKEQFDAAMPEEFWREVVDRVAAQAPDTLLLAEAFWLMEGYFVRTLGMHRVYNSAFMNMLRDEKNANYRSVIKNTIEFDPEILKRYVNFMNNPDERTAAEQFGAGDKYFGIATLMSTLPGLPMFGHGQVEGLTERYGMEFRRAMWDEQVDEHLVARHEREIFPLLHRRHVFAGVDDFVLYDFFTANGAVNEDVFAYSNRMNDERGLVIFHNKFAETAGWVRLSAAYLDKASGKLAQRALSEALALGGDENCFVIFRDQASGLEYIRNSRALQEQGLYVELGAYQRHVFLDFRVVRDNARREYARLSEMLNGRGVSSVDEALRELYLQPIHQPFCELVNAETFRRLRDAHQVKGRRPGRSSVQTTWLDDIEQKYVRLARAAKQFSGGAGDEIALAKQVRREIETLVKLLTVRANPDARGFAPALKYVRAHLAADAHLATMCAWVFVHRLAQAHDPADFIAPSRSWLDEWMLGKLIANALREFGVREDQLAHALGALKVMTTHQDWHASLGARKRRAQIVGMWLADAETERFWQVNRYNDILWFNKEMFEAFLGWMLASAVVSVGIDTPAKQKKIAAAYTIIKPLPQAAKKSAYQVEKLLEIAKPIMSQQNH; this is encoded by the coding sequence ATGCCAGTATTCGAATTTCACGTCGCACGTCACGCGCGCGACAAGTACGCCTTCGACGAAGTGTTGTTTTCGTTGAGCGGCAATGTCATCCTGGCGAATTTTCACGCGGCGCGCGTGTTCGCGCAAAAGATGAACGCGCAGCGCGATCTCATCCAGCATCCCGAACAAACGATCCGCGCCGGGCAACTGAACGCGATGGGCTTGATTGACGAATTGCTGCACCTGCTCGTCGCGCAATATCGTCGGCAAGTGAATCCTCAGGCGATGGGCAAGGCGCTCGACTGGTTGAACCACGCGCTCGGCGCGCCGGCGGTGGATGCCGCGCTCGAAAAATTCGCAGATGAATTTCCGAACGTCGCGGTGTATCGCTACAAGATGCGCGCGGCGGATTTTTTGAACGGCGCGACCGACGGCGTACCGCATCGTCACATCGTGCTCGAAGAAATGCTGATGCTGTGGTTGGCGAATGCCAATCGCGCGTTCATGCCGTTCATCGAATTGTTCGACGATGCCTCACTTGAAAAATCTACCAGTTACCAATTACTAATTACTCATCTCTATTCCTTCTTTGACACCCAGCCGCGCTTTGGTCCCGATGATCAAAATCTGATTGACCTGTTGCGCGCGCCCGCGCTCGCCGCGCCCGTTTCGCTCGAAGGACAACTCGACTTTATGCGCGCGCGTTGGGCGCACGTCCTCGGCGAGTACTTGCAACGCATCCTCAGCAGTCTCGATTTGATCAAAGAAGAACAAAAATCATTTTTCTTCGGACCGGGCGAAGCGCGCGTGCCGTCATTCAAACCTGGGTCGGCGTTCGGCGTGTACGATGGCGCGTACCCCGAGTACGAACGCTTTAGCCGCGATCTCGATTGGATGCCGCGCCTCGTGCTCATCGCGAAAAGCACGTACGTCTGGCTCGATCAACTTTCGAAAAAACATCAACGCGCGATCACGCGACTTGATCAAATCCCGGACGACGAACTCGATTTGCTCGCGCGCCGCGGCTTTACCGGCTTGTGGCTCATCGGCATCTGGCAGCGCAGTGCCGCGTCGAAACGCATCAAGGAATTGTGCGGCGCAATGAACGCCGAAGCGTCCGCGTACTCGGTCGCCGAATATCGCATCGCCGATGACCTCGGCGGCGACCCGGCGATGAGCAATTTACAAGCACGCGCGTGGCAACGCGGCATTCGCGTCGCGAGCGATATGGTGCCGAATCACATGGGCATTGATGCGCGCTGGGTCGTCGAACATCCCGATTGGTTCGTCGCGTCCGATTACGCGCCGTTCCCGGCGTACACGTTCACCGGTCCGAATTTGTCCGGCGATGAACGCGTCGGCATTTATCTCGAAGACCATTATTTCAATCGCACGGATGCGGCGGTCGTGTTCAAGCGCGTGGATCATTGGACGGGCGACGAAAAATTTATTTATCATGGCAACGACGGCACGAGTTTTCCGTGGAATGACACGGCGCAGTTGAATTTTCTCAAAGCAGAAGTGCGCGAGGCGGTCATTCAAACGATTCTGCATGTCGCGCGGCAATTCCCGGTGATTCGACTCGACGCGGCGATGACGCTGGCGAAAAAACATTATCAGCGTTTGTGGTTTCCGCAACCGGGGACGGGCGGCGACATTCCCTCGCGCGCCGAGTTTGGCTTGACGAAAGAACAATTCGACGCGGCGATGCCGGAGGAATTTTGGCGCGAGGTCGTGGATCGCGTCGCGGCGCAAGCGCCGGACACGCTCCTGCTCGCCGAAGCGTTCTGGTTGATGGAAGGATATTTCGTGCGGACCCTGGGCATGCATCGCGTTTACAACAGCGCGTTCATGAACATGCTGCGCGACGAGAAAAACGCGAACTATCGCTCGGTCATCAAAAATACCATCGAGTTCGATCCGGAAATTCTAAAACGTTACGTCAATTTTATGAACAATCCCGACGAGCGCACCGCGGCAGAACAGTTCGGCGCGGGCGACAAATATTTCGGCATCGCGACGTTGATGAGTACGCTGCCCGGCTTACCAATGTTCGGGCACGGTCAGGTCGAAGGACTCACGGAGCGATACGGTATGGAGTTTCGCCGCGCGATGTGGGACGAGCAGGTGGATGAGCATCTCGTCGCGCGACACGAACGCGAAATTTTTCCATTGTTGCATCGGCGGCATGTCTTTGCCGGCGTGGACGATTTTGTGTTGTATGATTTCTTCACCGCGAACGGCGCGGTCAACGAAGACGTGTTCGCGTACTCGAATCGTATGAACGACGAACGCGGCTTGGTCATCTTTCACAACAAGTTTGCGGAAACGGCGGGCTGGGTTCGCCTCTCTGCCGCGTATCTCGACAAGGCGTCGGGCAAACTCGCGCAACGCGCGTTGAGCGAGGCGCTCGCGCTCGGCGGCGACGAAAACTGTTTTGTGATTTTCCGCGATCAGGCGAGCGGGTTGGAGTACATTCGCAACAGCCGCGCGTTGCAGGAGCAAGGGCTCTATGTCGAACTCGGCGCGTACCAACGACACGTCTTTCTCGATTTCCGAGTCGTGCGTGACAATGCGCGGCGCGAGTACGCGCGCTTGAGTGAAATGCTCAACGGGCGCGGCGTGTCGAGCGTGGACGAAGCATTGCGCGAACTTTATTTGCAACCGATCCACCAACCGTTTTGCGAATTGGTCAACGCGGAAACGTTCCGCCGGTTGCGCGACGCGCATCAAGTAAAAGGACGACGACCCGGCCGGTCGTCGGTACAAACAACATGGTTGGATGACATCGAACAAAAATATGTGCGGCTCGCGCGCGCGGCGAAACAATTTAGCGGCGGCGCGGGCGATGAAATCGCGCTCGCCAAACAGGTGCGGCGTGAAATCGAGACGCTGGTAAAATTGTTAACGGTGCGCGCCAATCCGGACGCGCGCGGGTTCGCGCCCGCGCTCAAATACGTCCGCGCGCATCTCGCCGCCGACGCACACTTGGCGACGATGTGCGCGTGGGTGTTCGTCCACCGGCTCGCGCAAGCGCACGACCCCGCCGATTTTATCGCGCCGAGCCGGAGTTGGCTAGACGAGTGGATGCTCGGCAAGTTGATCGCGAACGCCTTGCGCGAATTTGGCGTGCGCGAGGATCAACTCGCACACGCGCTTGGCGCGCTCAAGGTGATGACGACGCATCAAGACTGGCACGCGTCTCTGGGCGCGCGCAAGCGTCGCGCCCAGATCGTCGGAATGTGGTTAGCGGATGCGGAAACCGAACGCTTTTGGCAGGTCAATCGCTATAACGATATCTTGTGGTTCAACAAAGAAATGTTCGAAGCGTTCCTGGGTTGGATGTTGGCGAGCGCGGTCGTGTCAGTCGGCATAGATACTCCAGCCAAGCAAAAGAAAATCGCCGCGGCGTACACGATCATCAAGCCGTTGCCTCAAGCGGCAAAAAAGAGCGCGTACCAAGTGGAAAAATTATTGGAGATCGCAAAACCAATCATGTCCCAACAGAATCATTGA
- a CDS encoding Ig-like domain-containing protein yields MKRGCLIPLIALLAILLCIVVAITGYVLITAPTSTPLVAINSPRNSERVGVGQETIIHATARGDAQKKIKRVEVWVDGALQDAQSSSLPGGTSPFPIVANWRPTTSGAHTLIVRAFNQDGKHGQASINVQAVQSGDRDNDSVLDALDGCPDQPGLTTNNGCPMPTTGDRDGDGVSDSADVCPDQPGTTLAGGCLDDDGDGIRDGVDACPREPGTAERNGCPAPGDADSDGVADASDACPRDPGRTEAGGCPDHDADGVRDSDDACPDEAGTAGLRGCPDRDGDGVRDTIDLCPDVPGPASNSGCPPTGSGDSDGDGVDNSTDLSPTESGSADSGGAPPPGGGTDADRDGIPESEEAREDPLSGLDLLIPGYLFQFVPVELQALEFQVSHNYTQVYCYATVAGQAAERIGPFSSLGAQRWDIAAFLGPLHSRTFMAPQGQPLQVRLECSGIVAGSRESPGGGGIGEGGGSEAYFDLGSFSRSHTLASSAIDEVTVDSSGGSAGHSFRVKYRVCTPGCKTPVLRAPSITLLHGGGQNRLAWAWAGHSYDINGFKLYMNGNYMFAVSPRSTNYLFRDVPPCGRNFEIQLSAYRGNPHRPDIESPLSNIVTWEGARCPRMAMVSLVRLETGNLRDNDDLGDVGPLFGSFQVGDVSRSFESHYRLDVGSRNHNIAAFFPRTDFTVDLGPDDSLYIGATIKDRDPGLNPNDTIFDWEEIIAPADVRAGERRITGRGGSTLVVQITVTNSR; encoded by the coding sequence ATGAAACGTGGTTGCTTGATTCCCTTGATCGCCTTGCTTGCGATACTACTGTGCATCGTCGTAGCAATTACTGGTTACGTGCTGATCACCGCGCCAACTTCGACACCGCTCGTGGCGATCAACTCGCCGCGCAACAGCGAACGTGTCGGCGTTGGTCAAGAGACGATCATCCACGCCACGGCGCGCGGCGACGCGCAGAAAAAAATCAAACGCGTCGAGGTGTGGGTGGATGGCGCATTGCAAGACGCGCAGAGCAGCAGTTTGCCGGGCGGCACCTCGCCGTTCCCCATCGTCGCCAATTGGCGACCAACCACGTCAGGCGCGCACACGCTGATCGTTCGAGCATTCAACCAGGATGGAAAACACGGGCAGGCATCCATCAACGTACAAGCCGTCCAGAGCGGCGATCGCGATAACGATAGTGTGCTGGACGCGCTCGATGGCTGTCCCGATCAACCTGGGTTGACGACGAACAACGGTTGTCCAATGCCGACGACTGGTGATCGCGATGGCGATGGCGTCAGCGATAGCGCGGACGTGTGTCCCGATCAACCTGGCACAACACTCGCCGGCGGTTGCCTCGATGACGATGGCGATGGCATTCGCGATGGCGTAGACGCGTGCCCGCGCGAACCTGGGACAGCCGAGCGCAATGGTTGTCCCGCGCCCGGTGACGCGGACAGTGATGGCGTGGCGGACGCGAGCGACGCGTGCCCGCGCGACCCAGGTCGCACCGAAGCCGGTGGTTGTCCCGATCACGACGCCGACGGCGTGCGCGATAGTGACGACGCGTGTCCCGATGAAGCCGGGACAGCCGGTTTGCGCGGTTGCCCCGATCGCGATGGCGATGGCGTGCGCGACACGATTGATCTCTGCCCCGATGTCCCAGGTCCCGCGTCCAACAGCGGTTGCCCGCCCACCGGCTCCGGCGACTCGGACGGCGACGGCGTTGACAACAGCACTGACCTTAGCCCCACCGAGTCAGGATCGGCGGACAGCGGCGGCGCGCCGCCGCCCGGCGGTGGAACCGATGCGGATCGCGACGGCATCCCAGAATCCGAAGAGGCGCGCGAAGACCCGCTCAGCGGATTGGACTTGTTGATACCGGGTTACCTGTTTCAATTCGTACCCGTCGAACTCCAGGCATTGGAATTCCAAGTCTCGCACAACTATACCCAGGTCTACTGCTACGCGACCGTGGCGGGTCAAGCCGCCGAACGTATCGGACCGTTCAGTTCGCTCGGCGCGCAACGCTGGGACATTGCCGCGTTCCTGGGTCCACTGCACAGTCGAACGTTTATGGCACCGCAAGGACAGCCCTTGCAAGTTCGCTTGGAGTGCAGTGGCATCGTCGCTGGATCGCGCGAATCGCCCGGCGGAGGTGGCATCGGTGAAGGCGGCGGATCGGAAGCGTACTTTGATCTCGGTTCGTTCTCGCGCAGTCACACGCTCGCGTCCTCGGCGATTGACGAGGTGACGGTGGATTCGAGCGGCGGCTCGGCGGGACATTCGTTTCGCGTCAAGTATCGCGTCTGCACGCCGGGCTGCAAAACGCCGGTCTTGCGCGCGCCGTCCATCACGCTGTTGCACGGCGGCGGACAAAATCGTTTGGCGTGGGCGTGGGCGGGTCACTCGTACGACATCAATGGTTTCAAATTGTACATGAACGGCAACTATATGTTTGCGGTATCGCCGCGCAGTACGAATTATCTCTTTCGCGATGTTCCGCCGTGCGGACGCAATTTCGAAATTCAACTCTCGGCGTATCGCGGCAACCCGCATCGCCCGGACATTGAATCACCGCTCAGTAACATCGTAACCTGGGAAGGCGCGCGGTGTCCGCGCATGGCGATGGTCAGTCTGGTGCGGCTCGAAACCGGCAATCTGCGGGACAATGATGATCTCGGCGATGTCGGACCGCTCTTTGGTTCGTTCCAAGTTGGCGATGTGAGCCGCAGTTTTGAAAGTCACTATCGGCTGGATGTCGGCAGTCGCAACCACAACATCGCGGCATTCTTCCCGCGCACCGATTTTACCGTAGACCTCGGTCCCGACGATTCGCTGTACATCGGTGCGACGATCAAAGATCGCGACCCAGGTTTAAACCCGAATGACACAATTTTTGATTGGGAAGAGATTATTGCGCCTGCTGATGTTCGGGCGGGTGAACGTAGAATCACCGGTCGCGGCGGCAGTACACTCGTCGTTCAAATCACCGTGACGAACAGTCGTTGA
- a CDS encoding glycosyltransferase, whose product MTNHSPRLLLYSHDTFGLGHIRRTLAIADQVARDHGNVRQLLVTGSMVAGAFRLPPHLDWIKLPALTKRSDGRYKSRALPLSLAQTMTWREQMILQAVEAFRPDIVLVDKTPAGVAGELLPALRHIKTWMPATRLVLGMRDIEDDPATTCAEWETAGTRELHDSVYDRILLYGSRAVFDPVREYAMSPMAAKKLIECGYLGRRMTTRAKETVRRELAAENRPLIVVTAGGGGDGFELIENFLAARAANATLRDAHALVVTGPLMARSKRDLLKNTNHADHLTIIEFTPDLPSYLAAADLVVGMAGYNTVCETLSLGVRALVVPRVRPRSEQLMRAERLAARGLARMVLPDELAPKKLAQEIASALAAPPPQITLDLNGLERVSDALGALMEK is encoded by the coding sequence GTGACAAATCATTCTCCGCGCCTCTTGCTTTATTCGCACGATACGTTCGGTCTCGGTCACATTCGCCGCACGCTGGCGATTGCGGACCAAGTCGCGCGCGACCACGGCAACGTCCGGCAATTGCTCGTGACCGGCTCGATGGTCGCCGGCGCGTTCAGACTGCCGCCGCATCTCGATTGGATCAAACTGCCCGCGCTGACCAAACGCAGTGACGGACGCTACAAGTCGCGCGCCTTGCCGCTCTCGCTCGCGCAAACGATGACCTGGCGCGAGCAAATGATTTTGCAAGCGGTCGAGGCGTTTCGCCCCGACATCGTTTTGGTGGACAAGACCCCGGCAGGCGTCGCCGGCGAACTCTTGCCCGCGCTGCGTCACATCAAAACGTGGATGCCCGCCACGCGCCTCGTCCTGGGTATGCGCGATATTGAAGACGATCCCGCGACGACGTGCGCGGAATGGGAAACTGCCGGCACGCGCGAATTGCACGACAGCGTTTACGATCGCATCTTGCTCTACGGCTCGCGCGCGGTGTTCGACCCGGTGCGCGAGTACGCCATGTCGCCCATGGCTGCGAAGAAACTGATCGAGTGCGGCTACCTGGGGCGACGCATGACGACGCGCGCGAAAGAAACCGTGCGCCGCGAACTCGCGGCGGAGAATCGTCCGCTGATCGTCGTCACGGCGGGCGGCGGCGGAGATGGATTCGAGTTGATCGAAAATTTTCTCGCCGCGCGCGCTGCCAACGCAACATTGCGCGATGCGCACGCGCTCGTCGTCACCGGTCCCTTGATGGCGCGCAGTAAACGCGATTTGCTCAAGAACACGAACCACGCCGATCATTTGACGATCATCGAATTTACGCCCGATCTGCCGAGTTACCTTGCCGCCGCCGATCTCGTCGTGGGCATGGCGGGTTATAACACCGTTTGCGAAACGCTTTCACTCGGCGTGCGCGCCCTGGTCGTGCCGCGCGTGCGCCCGCGTTCCGAACAACTGATGCGCGCGGAACGACTCGCCGCGCGCGGACTCGCGCGCATGGTGTTGCCCGACGAACTTGCGCCGAAAAAATTGGCGCAGGAAATCGCTAGTGCGCTCGCCGCGCCGCCGCCGCAAATCACGCTCGACCTGAATGGACTCGAACGCGTGAGCGATGCGCTGGGCGCGTTGATGGAGAAGTAA
- a CDS encoding response regulator transcription factor yields the protein MITVVIVDDHPIVRAGMRTVLNAAGDITVVADGTRGADVLSLVAAHRPDVLVLDVNLPDVNGIEVTRQLRTRKTSTAILILTVHNDAQTIFGLLEAGAAGYVLKDDALETLVGAVRAVARGETWLSPAVARQVVERATNPKGLTQADPSGLGSLPLTPREIQVLCLLAQGLDNTAIAERLVVTTRTVQNHVSAIYDKLGVATRIEAALLAIRHGLVQVLPTGKIADAT from the coding sequence ATGATCACGGTCGTGATCGTAGATGACCATCCGATTGTCCGCGCCGGGATGCGTACCGTTTTGAACGCGGCAGGCGACATCACCGTCGTCGCCGATGGCACGCGCGGCGCGGACGTGCTGTCCCTGGTCGCCGCGCATCGTCCCGATGTCTTGGTGCTCGATGTGAATTTGCCGGACGTGAACGGCATTGAGGTGACGCGACAATTGCGCACGCGAAAGACCTCAACCGCAATTCTCATCCTCACCGTGCACAACGACGCGCAAACCATTTTCGGTTTGCTCGAAGCCGGCGCGGCGGGTTACGTGCTCAAGGACGACGCGCTCGAAACATTGGTGGGCGCAGTCCGCGCGGTCGCGCGCGGCGAAACCTGGCTTAGCCCGGCGGTCGCGCGTCAGGTGGTCGAGCGCGCAACAAACCCGAAGGGTCTCACGCAAGCGGACCCTTCGGGTTTGGGTTCGCTTCCTCTCACGCCGCGCGAGATTCAAGTACTCTGCTTGCTGGCGCAAGGTCTCGACAATACCGCGATTGCCGAGCGTCTAGTCGTCACCACGCGCACAGTGCAAAATCACGTCAGCGCGATCTACGATAAGCTGGGTGTCGCCACGCGCATTGAAGCCGCGTTGCTCGCGATTCGTCACGGACTCGTCCAGGTTCTTCCCACCGGGAAAATCGCCGATGCAACCTGA